DNA from Musa acuminata AAA Group cultivar baxijiao chromosome BXJ1-5, Cavendish_Baxijiao_AAA, whole genome shotgun sequence:
GAAATAGAGAAAGATCTAAAAGAGACTTGTGACTTTGTCATTGTTATTATAATGTTTAACAAGCATTTCATGGCCAAGAAGGATTTTTAAGCGTATATGCAAGTAAGCAAGACTTAGTCAGCGAATGCAAATTATACATCATAGGATTGTAAGCATCCACAAGATTTCATATTTATGCATTGCTCTATGTGACACACACAGTCTTCATCTCAATTCGCATGTTCTTCTGCCATCAAAGTTTGGAACTGGGCAGGCCTACAAAGATAAACTAGCAGTTTAGGAAGAAGCCTACGAATCAGAGGGCAGCAGATAACAAATCCAACTAAAACTCACTCAAATACCAAGTTGTTTCGCGTTGACAATGCTTGGACATGCGGTAGGAGCTGGAGAGTTCTCATCCAAGAATGGTTCAACCCGGTTCGGATCACCCCAAATTGGGTATCCTTTTATCTTTCCCTACTCACATGCAAGCAAGAGGAAAAAAAACAGTCTCTTCAGTTACATTTTTTATTATAAGCATGTGGATCGATAAGTTATTTGATCAATTATGAAGGAAGAAAATACATTTTAGGTGTACTGAACTTGCAACAACATTTATTTGAtcaaataagaagaaagaatatatatattttaggtGTATTGAACTTACAAGAACATTTAAAGCAGCAAGTGTTGCCATTCCTTCACGCGTCCACTGAACCGATGATGAAAAGGTTGGATTAGTAGCTAAGACCAAGTTGAGAACAAAGAAAACTGCAATGTATATGTTAATTCTGTCTCTTTGTGTTCTCACCTTGGAGGCAGAGGCAATATGTGGCACAACAACAGCATTCTTCTGTTCAGCAAGTCCAGGTTTCATGAAAGGTTCATCCTGTTGAGAACACATTACTGATCAGTACATTGTGTCATTGTTCTCCAGTGAATTTTAAACATGAAAGCAGTTAGGATctgttttctcctctcttttttccATCAAAAAATTAGGAATATCATTACCTCGAAAACATCGAGCCCAACTCGGAACATTGGATTTGCCTTCAGATGTTCAACCAAAGCAGCTTCATCAATCACTGGTCCTCTGCTTGCATTCACAAGGATTGCTTCCTGTAATAGACCAttaattttaagaaaattaaagacCTGAACTGTGATGTTTCTGTTCATTATATTGATAGAAGAAAGAGCAGGAAGATTCACCTTCTTCATAATGGCCAGACTCTCTTTGTTTACAAGATGATATGTAGTCTTATCCAAAACCGGATGAAGACTTATCTGTAAATTGCATATAGTTAATTAATTCAGCTTATTCCAGTAGTAGAGCTAATTTTCTTAAAATTGTGAACAATACAAACTACAGCTTGAACATGTTTCTAATACAGAAATATATCTAACCACATCAGCTTCTCTGAGAACTTCCTCCATGGATGCAGCTCTTTTCCATGTAACAGGTTGTTCACCATTTGCCTCCAAGAACTGTCCATATGCTGAACAGGAGATAACAAAGAACGATGAATGCTTaactacaagttcaactcatgggGATGTTATCAAAGAAAGAGGTGCCGATGATAACATGCCTGTGACGAACTTCTCTAGCCGTGTGGCTTGATACAGATCGTAGTATATCAGGTTCATCTTGAAGCCCTCAATCTGTCATTGCCATGTTATATGCTTTTCAAATCAAAACACTTTATGCATATTTTCATTGTTGATGCAATTCAAAACTTCATAATGTAATACTGCACTTTATAATTGATCTTTTCCTTCTGGTACTGTGGCTTTTTATTGAATAGCCTTTAATTTTGCTTTCTAAACAAATCTTGTCCTtgcctctgtgtgtgtgtgtgtgtaggatATCATTTGTTTCATTACTTAATAGCACAGAATCAAGTGAAATTTACAGAGAAGCAAAATGGGATTAGTACCATCATCCTGGCATATGCAGAACCAATACGGCCAGCTCCGATTACTCCCACTGTCTGCCCCTTCAGCAAGTTTCCGACGAACCTGTTGGGAGCCATTTGatcaaaaaaagatatatttttcatCTGTGGATAACAGAGTTCATTATAACTGCTGAAAAATTAAGAAGAATGACCAAGATCATACAAGTGGGGAAGCCATCCGTCGTACAAGCCCGCCCTCATGAACTGATCTGCTTCCACTATTCTTCTGGCAGCTGCCAGTGAAAGTGAAGCAGCTAATTCAGCCGTTGTTTCTGTAAGAACACCCTGCGTACACCATATCAATCCCACATGACAGTGAACACAAAGCAAAAGAAAATCTAAAGGATATTATGGTGATTAATATTTAAACGACCAAGTTCTTTGTTACTCCAATCGTGCCTCCAGTATAACCTTTTCTACTAACCAGATCAGAAACAACATGGCCAAGAAGACAAAGACTGTGAAGTCTGTCCATATGAAACTTACTGGGGTGTTCCCGACGGCAATACCGTACTTGTTAGCAGCATTGATATCGACATTATTGTACCCGACTGCCATGTTGCTGAACGCAGATCCTCCAGCTCTCTTCAGCGCCGAGAACAGCACCTCTCCCCAGTCCTCTGTTAACTGCGGCACAGAGACAGCAGAGCTAACCAAACCACAGAAAGCAGCACAAATATTTCTCCACACGCACACATACATACAACAAGCAACTATCTACTTGCCTGTCCAATTACTCCGTCGCATCGGTTGCCGATGAGTGCGAGAATGTCCTCCACGGGCAGTATAGTTTTCTTCTCAGTGCATATCTACAAGCACAGAGGACAACAGCGAGCTCTGTATCAAGATCAGAACAAGAATCGAGacctgggaggaggaggaggaggagggtttaCCTCGACGCGGCAGTCTTGGTCTGTCAAGAGGCGAATCCAACGAGTTCCGGGCATGGATTTGGTGCTGACAACTCTGTACTTGCCACTGGGATTCCAGACTTCGATCGATATCGGCTTCGCCATCTTCGGTTGAGACTTGAGAAGTGGGGAGAGTGGAACTGCTACTGTATTTTGTTTGGCTTCTTAATTATATAGCTCGGTAAGGGGAGGTCTTGAGAATTTGCGATCGATCTCTTATCTTCTTATTTTACAAGCTCATCGAGTAATGTTGCTTGGTTCATATCGATTCATGGCCGGATGAACTGATAAGAGGAGGGAGAGAAAGGGCAAACTGCGGGTCCCTCGATGGAAGAAGCTTCGTTCCACTGTTATTTGCACCGCTCGTTCCACGAAGCAAGGCGAGATAAGGGAGCGATGTACCCAAAGTGCCCATGCAAACTCTGGCCAAACGGAATCAGATGGAACCAGGTCTGTCGATCAACGATCTGACGGTAGCAAAGACCCTTGCACGATGGTGATGTCACGATTCTGTTCGTAGCCAGTCCGTCGGAAAAAAGGTGCAAGCTTTGGTGAATGCCCTCACCTTCTTCTCATGTGGGGGGATCGAACATTAAACTGCATACAGTCAATCTTAAAAGCTTATCTGAATACCACATGACCTGATAATTTGATTCACTGAGTGGGGCAACAACGATGATTTGCCAAGAAAATTAAAGGGAAGGCACATACCAGTCGGTCTTCACCAGCAATAGCAGATTCCATGAACCGATAGTATGTACCAACCAGGCAACTATTTTATATACTAACAAGTGAAACAACTTTTAATCCTCAAAagatcggagtttaaacaaaatcTTCAAATGGTAACAAAGAACGAGTACTGTTAAGAATACTATGTTTCTTGTTTAATGAAAGAGAATAAACAAATCAAGAAATAAATATCTAGTTGAAGAAGTTTAGAGTGACCATGACCAATTCCATCCTCAGAACCCAAAAAAGAGAATAGTTTAGACCCCtcttcaagaagaaagaaaaggttgGTAGCCAAAAAATAACTGACCAACAGCTCAGAAATGCACTATAGAACCTCATAATTCTAAATTCAATCTGTACTtcccatttttgcttcttttcttttcttttctttcttttagatttttctGTTGTTTTTTGTTGTTTTGATTTCCTCTTCAAactgacacaaaaaaaaaaaaaagtccaagTTCTGTTGCAGAAACATAACCCTCATCAGACAACCAATAATGCTTATCCATTTGTGAAGAGTAAACTTCAAAACGTGTCACTCCTGCCTAAACTTCTTCCAGAATTGGTCGGATGTGAATCTGCTAGTCCAGTGGCTCGTCTATTGGCATCATTTCGATTTACTGCCATTTGTAACTGATTCCTCAAGTTCCCAGATGCCGATCTACTAAGAACTACCTCACTATAATTTGGTACTCCCGTGTTACCCCGAAGAGAGTTCCCCTCTAGGTCAACAGTTCGCAGGCGCGCTGACAAATTATCAGAGTTCAATGTTCCTGTAGACTGACCGGAAGGCAGAATCCAATTCATCCAGTCATTACGCTTTCTTATTTTCTCACCCTGCAATAACCATGTGCCAAAAAAGGATGAGATATAATAGTTGCATCTGCATAAGTCCATGGTGTGTGTCAAAGAGAGTGTAAATCTTCATTAGGCTTGTAAAAAGCAAGAAATGTACAGAATGCAGGCACAGGATGATGTCATGTTTACCAAGTTCATAACTCTCATTCTAGCAGGTTCTACTTTTCTGAAGAAGTGGCTTGAAAGGACAAAATCGGAAAGGTGATTTAAAGATGGTCACAGTGAGCAAGCCCATCATTTATTTGTCTTTCAAAAAGCATTACAAAAGCTGATGgcaagaaaaatgaaatttatGTGAGGTACCTGCACTTCCACTTCAGTTGACAACCGCACTGTATCCAATATATACTCTGTGCTGTTTGTTAATTGCCTGACCTGTAAACAATTGGAAAAGCAATTTCCCATGCTAAGAAAAGAATATCCTAAAAGTTTAATGAGATTAAAAGATTCGAGAAGCCAAAACCCGAAAGATCAAAAGAACCAAAACATAAAGGACATACACAATGCATGAGGCTCCCCCCAATGCTGGATCTGGGGAGGGTTAATATTTGCAACcttacttttaaatatttaaagaggccATATTTCTGTGACTCGAACCTTGATCTCCCTGGGTCACAAAGGAGTAACTTTACCATTGTACTAAGGCCCACCCTCGAAAGAACCAAAACAtccagaaaatatatatatatataattaagataTAAAAACTAATACCATAAGCATATCAGTTATTTAGGCATTCGTAACATATTATGTCCCTTCTATGATTGTTTTAAGGACCCACCAAATAACATATTAGCAATTTTTAGCTACAAGAGGAAGTTGACAATATTTAGATATATAAAGTAGAGGTTTCAGACATAATTCTTCATAATAAAGCTTAAGTCAGAAAAAACATATGGTCTATGATTCACAGATCATAAAACAGTAGTTTCATGCAAAAACTAGCAAACAAAACAATTCATGACagactattaaatcaaaatttattaAAATGACAAAAGACTACCAAGATAATTTCATTAGGATCAAGGGAACCAACATGAGAGCATTTCAAACCATACATAGGAGAATGACTATTTATCAATTAGAGCCACTGTGGACCATAAAAGTTGTGCCTAGCAGATGATACACCGATCACATTGACCAACTGGATTACAAAAATGACTTAGTGATGATTAACCATAAAAGTTGTGCCTAGTACATGATTTGTAGATCACATTGACCAACTGGATCACAAAAATGACTAAATTATCAAcaaaggaaaaacaaaaaaaatggcaCAAATAATTGATTCAGTCTAGTGCACAAGGCTTCCAGCAATCCAGGATATAAAGAGGGTCAATTTATATAAAAGAAGAAATCATAATAAACACCATCTAATGTATGTCAGGGAGAAAAAATAACCATGGTGTATGCCTTTCACATTGTAAGAATCAGGTACATCTTCCAAATAAAGTTACAACTCTGAACAATAACCCAACTTCATAAGCACTTCCGTGACAGAAACCAATATATATAATGGCTTGTTATCTGATCTAATAAGAGCATCATAGACAAGGACTGCTTGAATAATTTTCAAAGTAACTCCCCAGGGAAACCTTGGTAGAAgtatgcttgatcttaagttcatATGAGTATTAATCAGTAGTTGTTTTGAGTGATAACTTGAGCCATTCACTTAAAATACAAAGACCAGATCCAGTTGTTGCATGAATTGTGGTTTACTCAGAAACAAAAAGGGTACCAATATTAAAATAGCCGTGATGCCAGAATTAAATATTTGCATCAGCAATTATGTTTTCAACAGCAGAACAGTATTATCAAAACCAGTTGTGTCACCCAAAAAAGACCCACACTGGAGGTAGGCTATGATTCAGGTTTGTATATCAGTGGGTAATCTTTCTTTGTCAAGGCTTCACCCACATAATTTTCAGACTTTGTCAAGTGGTAATAGTGCAGACCTAGTACTATGTATGTAAGGCCAATCACTCCAGTAAAATATATGACTACATGTACATGGTGCAAGAGATGTACACATGGAACAATGGGTGGATCTAGAAAATAATTATGGTCTATGTGTTACACATTGATGAGACTGATGAGATATTGAAATGCCTCAAGTAGTTCCATTTCAGAATTGCAATACAGTTATCATGGTATGTATACAAGGCAAGATGGGCTTACTAATAACCTGCACTTGAATATCCTGGACCATGCAAGTATTGATCCATTGCACCATATTTTTTGGAATATAATAACTTCAAACAtcaaatctcattcaaattccaacagaaataaacaaaaaatatttagAGTGGCAAAAAAACATATTTATCAGACCTGGATTGGACAATGATCTGCTCCAAATTCAATCCGATCGACCGATCATACTACTAAAATTCATGGAAAATTAGGGCAAGCTCCACctaaagagaggacgaatgaaaAGGGAGAAAGAGTGACtagagaaaagaaaggaacaaAGGCCAgtcagagagggagagagagaggatcaTTGAAGAGAGACACCAGGAGCAAAGgtaaagagagagggagagagggtagTTGACGATATAAAATGAGTGGGGGAGAAGGGCTCTGGATAGAGGGAGAAACAATGTTGTCCCTTAGAGAAAGGGAATGAATGATCGGAAAGAAAGAGGGTGGTTGGAGAGTCAGTAACTGAAGATACTTTTTCTTTATCCTCAAAATAATTAAGAAATCAAAATCAAGGTTCGTCGTATCCCCAATACAATATGGGCAATAAGTACCGGTCCACCCAACGATGGGCACGCATCAAGTGGGAGTGTATAAGGTGAAACAATAGAAACTCAACCTTTACCAAGAGATATAGGTCATAACGGTCAAATTCgtatgaatatgttttgtcaaatCATGCGGGTTGAatagtcaatttgaccgttggacccCTGGTTTAGCCTCTTTCCCCTCTTTTAAAACCCTCTCCCTCCCCTCTTTCACTCCACATACTATTTCTCCCTGATGCAGGAGCAATTTAGTTTATatattatttgaataaattttattagttagAGACATTTTGCATGTCATAAGTTGTCAGATGGAAACATCTACTTaaggcaaagaaaaagaaagcaaatgcagaaaagATGAAAGAAATCAAACTTGTTTTTGATTAAAGATTATGAATCTTAATTGAAGATTCATCTTTGTAAAGATGAAAATCTATCAATCAAGAACATcaagagagaaaaattatttctcATACCTTCCTCAAATGAAAGAGGATATCAAATATTTAATTTGATGcaattgtaatttttttattcttttattttcctttttattcttgTACTAGAGCCTATAAAAAAGGGCAAGACCATTGCAATGCAAATCAATCAAACATGAATCAGTGAATTGAGTTCTTTCCCACCTTGTGTGTATGTGGTGTAAGACCACATTTGTTTTCCGATGGAatgattccatcgtccacatatgAGACGTGTAGAGGTGCGAGACCTTCATCTTAGAAGTTCGCATATTGAGCCAGAGCAAATCTGGTAGTTATCTTTTTTTTAGTATCTTCCATTTATTatctcttttttctctctttttatgattctatcataaaaaaaaaattgttgcttCTCATCCTACATCATTCCCTCTCTTCCTCACTCATTCAAATTACTCCTCAACAATCCAAAAACATTAAATTTGCTATCTCATTCTAAAAACCTATAATTACTGACCATTTATGACTCATTTgcaatttatttttattgaaatTGAATTGCAATTGCATTAAATTAGGattatatatgtttttttaataatttttcagCCATTTTCGGCCATTTTTTCCCAATTTCCTGAAAACTGGTACATACCCGTCCAAGCTAGGACGAACACTGCTAGTCAGAATGAGACAGTGATCCTTAACTAAAACATCCTCAATATAAAATAAAGTGATACCTAGTGTAGAGGGTATCTAGTCATTGCTAATCAAATTACGAAAACCAGGATGGTTTTGTTCAACTCAATCAATTCCTATGAAGCAACAAAAAACCAACCAGGTCAGCTTGAAACTGGTTTTAAGCGAAGCTGATCCGATTAGAGGTCTGTTTCCTGATTTTGCTGGCCTGGCCAGGCCAGTACTAATAACTATGGGGCAAGGTTCTGATAAGTACAAGacaaagtataaaaatatataacaagATCGCAACAAAGGAAATCAAAAAAATATTCCATGCATTATTGAATGTTCACAGGTCTCATCCATGACTAAAAGATTTAGAAATATCCACATTTACATCCAAACAGGGTCAGAGATACTCTATCCATGTTCATAAAAACTCTAATGTTGCAATAAGGAGCTTAAAGCTTGACAATGAACTGCTCTGAGAATATAGAGCCAAACTATAATCAAAGGTTAACGCAATGCCAAAGATGTTGTAAAATGACTTATTGGCCAATGGTACAATCACTTAAACAAGAAATAAGTCTTAAAGTTAAACATGTACTTTATCTAATGATTTCATAGAATAAGTGTACTTACATTGCattggaaaaataaaaagaatataaatACCATATAAAGGAAACCAAAGATTATGATAAACTTACTTAGGCTATAGGaagatattaaattattaaagaaaTTGAAGGAGAGATTAAACAAAGGGATAAGCCAAGAATGACAAGTTGATAGGCCATGTAAATCATTTTACTTGAATATTTCTCTGATATATTGATCACTTGATGATCCAAGAGTGGTGTTGCTCTAGTGAAGGTTTCTCTTTTCACGTTTTAGGTTCTTTTAGGACAAATTTAGCTAGGTCAACTATTAACAAGTGTGTATGATTGTAGTagaattataatataaaaatgtGCCATGACTTGAATATATATTTGAACATGTAATTGAACTTATCTTTACTATGAAAGTTCCATTGAGGCCTGCTTATAAATTGTATTCAAGTATACTGGAAGAAGATTTTGAGtcataaatattattatgattgttcattttttttattacttgTGTTTGTAAAAGTACTCTAGGCAATGACATCAAAACTGTCGAGACTCCAAACAAGTAATGGAATAAACTTTACATTCCATATTATCAACATTTCACAATAGCCTTCAAACCCTGTGGCCAATAGCAGGTTAATATATGCTTCATGCTATCCAAACTTATAGAGATAACACCATCAAGGATAATGTTCCTTGCAAAAAACATACTAGAACCTCATGATCACAGCTCCAGCAGAAAATCTAAACCAGAAAGTCCATATTGCACAAGTCCAATGATGATGAAAACAAATAGCCTTGAAAGAACTAACATGAACCCATATGGATCCCTAACGTAATTGTCACGTTAGCAACAATCTTCCATTCCATATTTCAGAAAAAAACAATTTGCATAAGTGTCAACATTTCAGTAGCTTAGTTGTGTTCCTCTATAAGAAGCAATCTGTCCAAAAAATGTTTTATAAAACAACTAAAGGAACTACATTATATAGTGAAAATACAATTTTGTTAAAACAATAACTGTTTTGTCAAATATGAGCATGAACAGTAAATGCCTGgatatacatacatacgtacatTATGGATTAAAAGTCAAATGCAGAGAATTTGGAATTTTGACATGCAGACAAAACATCCACTCTCTAGATCAAATAAGAAAGTACACATTGTTTATCCACACCAAAAAAATAATGCAACCAAGTTAATATATCAGCAGATGTCAGAAGAACATTTTGGATGAAGATAGGAAAAATAAAAACATGGTATTAATATTTGTCAAGTTGACTCACTCTATTAAATTGAGCAATCACGGATACTGGGACCCATCCCTGATCATCCATATTCTGCCGCAAATAAATATCTTTGCACAAATTGTCCGAGCTGAAAATTGTTTAAAAATAAAGAATACAGTAACCTAAACAAGCCTTCAATTatgtcaatataacaatttcgtgGTGAACCAGATAGTCACCTGAAATAATAATCTATCTGCTTCAATAAAGCAGCACGCTGCGGATCAATGGCAGGGATATACATTGCAGGGGGCACCACTGGATGAGGAACAAAAGGAACCCCAGGAGGTGGCTGAGTGGCAACATAAATGACAGGAGAAGACATATCTGCAGGCAAATCAAGAACACCATCATGACAAATGGAAGAACCATATCAGCAATATAAAGAAGGACCAACTGTTGAGAAAATAGAGCTTACCAGGGTACATCATGGGATTCCCAAAAGGTCGAACCTGTGGGAGCGGTCTGAGGTATGGGTTCACAACATGTGGTGGCCTAAAGTAAGGCCGGGCACCTCGCTGCTGCATGTTGAAGTCCCTCCCACCAGTATTCCTACGATATCCATCATAGCCACCACGCTCCTGATCACGGCGATTGCCATAATTGCTGTTATGAGACCCAGAACCACCACCATTGTTCCACCGCCTGTTGCCACCATAGCTTCTATGGTGGTCACCACCATTGTATGTCTGTGATCCCAATCCAAGTCCCCAGGAACCATGGTCCAAACTGGAAGCAGCTTGATCTTGAGTCGAGAGTTCTGGGGGTGCTTGGGGTGTCTGGATGGCCAGGTTAACCTGAGGCAGTGGTGCTGAAGTCGGTGGTGGTGAGGGCAATGCCGCTTCACGAACGGCAAGGGCACCATTTCCACTACCGCCACCTTGATTCATTGATTGATGGCGTTCAGATGCCACATGGTTTGGGGTTGAAGATGGATTCAAGTTAGGCTTCGGGGTCAAAGATGGATTCGAGTTAGGCTTTGGTGAAGCAGTTGAAATTGCAGGCTCCTAAATAATAGATAATCAGAACAGCATGCATAGATTTAGATCACTTCAATCTAAAAGTTCATGCAAATTTTGGTAACGAAGTTGATAGAACCATAATAATAAATAACCAGAACAGCATGCATAGATTCAGACCACTTCCATCTAAAACATAAGGGTTCTTGATCAAGATTTCGAAATTCTCACCGGGGGCACAGCGAGGGGTCCATCGGAAAGGGGTTTCGAAGCATCGGACGACGATGATCTGGTACCGGAAGCGGACTTGGCGGATTCAGAGAGGGCAGGCCAGGAGGCGGCGCCCCCCATCACGGCGGCGCCCGCCTCGATCTCCCCATTTATTGGCCGCTTCCACGCCGGCTTCTTCCCGCGGGCAGCTTCCGATGACGACGGAGCCACGTCCTCCGGCGGCGACTTCCGAGGTGACCGATCGGAGGGATCCGGAGAGGGGATTGTGGCAGCCTGCGGCTGAGGCGGAGGAGAGGAGGGGGGAGGTAGGGCGGCGGCCGCAGAAGTTTCAGACTCGCCGCGGACGACGTGGGACCAGGGTTGGCGAACGGTCCGTGCGGCGCGTGGGGAGGCGGAGGTTGACGAGGGATCAGCGTCAACGGAGGATGAGGAcgatgcggcggcggcggcggtggccatGGAAGGACAGGTGGAGAGGTGAGATGTTAGGGCTAGGGTTGCGATCAGGGGAGCTTTCGGCGATCGAAGGGGCGGGGAAGGCGAAGACGTAGAAGTGGACACTCAATGACTCATAGTTTCCTTCTCGAACGAGGGATCGCAAGATCCCAGCAGCAGCACGAAGGAGCGTGGGAGAGCAACAAGGACCTCCTTCACGCCGTCCTTgttgcgctctctctctctctctctctctctcactcaattTTCTCTCTCACCTTCAAAACTATATAATAATGACAGTGACATAAcagaaccaaaatcatttttatttttacttttttcgGCTATTTTACACATTAACCCTTACAAAGCCTTCATGCTTTTTGAAATAGCTTATTTATCGCTATTAATTATGGTGTAGAATATAGTCTCCCTAAATAATAGTTTCATTAACATCGTCTGAGAAACTTAGGTTAACCACATAATTACCAATAACAAGTttgaattaaatatatattattatcttgAATAaccttattatcataaaaaagaaacttTTTAAGTGC
Protein-coding regions in this window:
- the LOC135674248 gene encoding glycerate dehydrogenase-like isoform X1; amino-acid sequence: MAKPISIEVWNPSGKYRVVSTKSMPGTRWIRLLTDQDCRVEICTEKKTILPVEDILALIGNRCDGVIGQLTEDWGEVLFSALKRAGGSAFSNMAVGYNNVDINAANKYGIAVGNTPGVLTETTAELAASLSLAAARRIVEADQFMRAGLYDGWLPHLFVGNLLKGQTVGVIGAGRIGSAYARMMIEGFKMNLIYYDLYQATRLEKFVTAYGQFLEANGEQPVTWKRAASMEEVLREADVISLHPVLDKTTYHLVNKESLAIMKKEAILVNASRGPVIDEAALVEHLKANPMFRVGLDVFEDEPFMKPGLAEQKNAVVVPHIASASKWTREGMATLAALNVLGKIKGYPIWGDPNRVEPFLDENSPAPTACPSIVNAKQLGLPSSKL
- the LOC135674248 gene encoding glycerate dehydrogenase-like isoform X2, whose amino-acid sequence is MAKPISIEVWNPSGKYRVVSTKSMPGTRWIRLLTDQDCRVEICTEKKTILPVEDILALIGNRCDGVIGQLTEDWGEVLFSALKRAGGSAFSNMAVGYNNVDINAANKYGIAVGNTPGVLTETTAELAASLSLAAARRIVEADQFMRAGLYDGWLPHLFVGNLLKGQTVGVIGAGRIGSAYARMMIEGFKMNLIYYDLYQATRLEKFVTAYGQFLEANGEQPVTWKRAASMEEVLREADVISLHPVLDKTTYHLVNKESLAIMKKEAILVNASRGPVIDEAALVEHLKANPMFRVGLDVFEDEPFMKPGLAEQKNAVVVPHIASASKWTREGMATLAALNVLGKIKGYPIWGDPNRVEPFLDENSPAPTACPSIVNAKQLGI
- the LOC135674247 gene encoding la-related protein 1B-like isoform X2, producing the protein MATAAAAASSSSSVDADPSSTSASPRAARTVRQPWSHVVRGESETSAAAALPPPSSPPPQPQAATIPSPDPSDRSPRKSPPEDVAPSSSEAARGKKPAWKRPINGEIEAGAAVMGGAASWPALSESAKSASGTRSSSSDASKPLSDGPLAVPPPNLNPSSTPNHVASERHQSMNQGGGSGNGALAVREAALPSPPPTSAPLPQVNLAIQTPQAPPELSTQDQAASSLDHGSWGLGLGSQTYNGGDHHRSYGGNRRWNNGGGSGSHNSNYGNRRDQERGGYDGYRRNTGGRDFNMQQRGARPYFRPPHVVNPYLRPLPQVRPFGNPMMYPDMSSPVIYVATQPPPGVPFVPHPVVPPAMYIPAIDPQRAALLKQIDYYFSSDNLCKDIYLRQNMDDQGWVPVSVIAQFNRVRQLTNSTEYILDTVRLSTEVEVQGEKIRKRNDWMNWILPSGQSTGTLNSDNLSARLRTVDLEGNSLRGNTGVPNYSEVVLSRSASGNLRNQLQMAVNRNDANRRATGLADSHPTNSGRSLGRSDTF
- the LOC135674247 gene encoding la-related protein 1C-like isoform X1 — translated: MATAAAAASSSSSVDADPSSTSASPRAARTVRQPWSHVVRGESETSAAAALPPPSSPPPQPQAATIPSPDPSDRSPRKSPPEDVAPSSSEAARGKKPAWKRPINGEIEAGAAVMGGAASWPALSESAKSASGTRSSSSDASKPLSDGPLAVPPEPAISTASPKPNSNPSLTPKPNLNPSSTPNHVASERHQSMNQGGGSGNGALAVREAALPSPPPTSAPLPQVNLAIQTPQAPPELSTQDQAASSLDHGSWGLGLGSQTYNGGDHHRSYGGNRRWNNGGGSGSHNSNYGNRRDQERGGYDGYRRNTGGRDFNMQQRGARPYFRPPHVVNPYLRPLPQVRPFGNPMMYPDMSSPVIYVATQPPPGVPFVPHPVVPPAMYIPAIDPQRAALLKQIDYYFSSDNLCKDIYLRQNMDDQGWVPVSVIAQFNRVRQLTNSTEYILDTVRLSTEVEVQGEKIRKRNDWMNWILPSGQSTGTLNSDNLSARLRTVDLEGNSLRGNTGVPNYSEVVLSRSASGNLRNQLQMAVNRNDANRRATGLADSHPTNSGRSLGRSDTF